One window of the Fibrobacter sp. genome contains the following:
- a CDS encoding MCE family protein — translation MNSFRRKFRSNLFPFVVFSIIVVGCGMALYLFHPASPHHDRYSFVVRYESVGTLSPGNRVEVRGITKGEIAKVQLTDEAVYVTARVLADTKIPKNSEFRLKTAGLMGERELSVLTGDSKDLIADGDTVNGYYEEGANAIGRNIAFILSELDSIATQMGALKDSVTKGTAGKRLDRVLKKADDLVGTSQESVQEWVGEAKDLLSKAEGTLDKAKSSLGNVPERAEGTVQKVENLVAHVDTLLTQVRGLKTELETIQAKISQDDNTVGLILSKKGDIIKELDRIGTDIDGLIADVKKQGLRLNMDIF, via the coding sequence ATGAATAGCTTCCGTCGAAAATTCCGTTCCAATTTATTCCCCTTTGTCGTCTTCTCGATTATCGTGGTCGGGTGCGGCATGGCCCTGTACCTGTTCCATCCGGCAAGCCCCCACCATGACCGCTACAGTTTTGTGGTGCGCTACGAAAGTGTCGGAACTCTTTCTCCGGGCAACCGCGTAGAAGTTCGCGGAATCACCAAGGGCGAAATTGCAAAGGTGCAGCTGACAGACGAAGCGGTTTACGTAACGGCCCGCGTGCTTGCCGATACCAAGATTCCGAAAAACTCCGAGTTCCGCCTGAAAACGGCAGGGCTTATGGGCGAACGTGAACTCAGCGTGTTGACCGGGGATTCAAAGGACCTGATTGCCGACGGCGATACGGTGAACGGCTACTACGAAGAGGGCGCCAACGCCATAGGCCGAAACATTGCCTTTATCCTCTCGGAGCTGGACTCCATTGCCACCCAGATGGGCGCCCTGAAAGATTCCGTAACCAAGGGTACAGCGGGCAAGCGTCTTGACCGCGTGCTCAAGAAGGCAGATGACCTGGTTGGGACATCGCAGGAATCAGTCCAGGAATGGGTGGGCGAGGCCAAGGACCTGCTTTCAAAAGCCGAAGGAACTCTGGACAAGGCGAAATCCAGCCTGGGAAATGTTCCCGAAAGGGCCGAGGGCACCGTCCAGAAAGTGGAAAACCTTGTGGCTCATGTAGATACCCTCCTGACCCAGGTCCGCGGGCTTAAAACGGAACTTGAAACCATCCAGGCGAAAATCTCCCAGGACGACAACACCGTGGGGTTGATTTTGTCTAAAAAAGGCGACATAATTAAGGAACTGGACCGCATAGGTACCGATATTGACGGCCTAATCGCAGACGTCAAGAAACAGGGCCTTAGATTAAATATGGATATTTTCTAA
- the hprK gene encoding HPr(Ser) kinase/phosphatase, translated as MAESRLKDIKVLHREKLSVRDFFCRYGKDLQLALHSPEEDLNTNIAESGIHRPGLAMAGYTKVYSSEQIQVVGHTEWNYLESLGTAGRVKVFESLSVFKAPMWVVTHAQMPHPELRAMCSKLHIPLFSTTLHTYEFNKIAQRILEEFFAPHAIIHGSLVDVYGIGMLFVGDSNVGKSECVLDLVESGHRMVADDVVHVSHVGNVIIGRPDPLIRHHMEIRGVGLLDIRSMFGIHAIRKVKKIEVIVELQPWSQNVSYERTGLNELDEVVMGVSIPKIVIPVSPGKNLTVICEVIAMNALMKMNGQNVARDFNENLMQKIKAKAKGEYTDDLLEMEPENWSPYE; from the coding sequence ATGGCTGAATCCAGACTGAAAGACATCAAGGTTTTGCACCGGGAAAAACTCTCGGTGCGAGACTTTTTCTGTCGCTACGGCAAGGATTTGCAGCTGGCCCTCCATTCTCCGGAAGAGGACCTGAACACAAACATTGCCGAAAGCGGTATCCACCGCCCTGGCCTTGCCATGGCGGGTTATACCAAAGTTTATAGTTCGGAGCAAATCCAGGTGGTGGGCCATACGGAATGGAACTACCTGGAATCTCTGGGTACTGCGGGCCGCGTGAAGGTCTTTGAAAGCCTTTCTGTTTTCAAGGCGCCCATGTGGGTGGTGACCCATGCCCAGATGCCCCACCCGGAACTTCGGGCCATGTGCAGCAAGCTGCATATCCCGCTGTTCTCTACGACGCTCCACACCTACGAGTTCAACAAGATTGCCCAGAGAATTCTCGAGGAATTCTTTGCGCCTCACGCCATTATCCACGGGAGTCTCGTGGATGTCTATGGTATAGGCATGCTCTTTGTGGGCGACAGCAACGTGGGCAAGTCCGAATGCGTGCTGGACCTGGTAGAAAGCGGACACCGCATGGTGGCCGACGATGTGGTTCATGTAAGCCACGTGGGCAACGTGATTATCGGACGCCCCGACCCTCTGATCCGCCACCACATGGAAATCCGCGGGGTGGGCCTCTTGGACATTCGCTCCATGTTCGGTATCCACGCTATCCGCAAGGTGAAAAAGATCGAAGTCATCGTGGAACTCCAGCCCTGGAGCCAGAACGTTTCTTACGAGCGCACGGGTCTGAATGAGTTGGACGAAGTCGTTATGGGCGTTTCTATCCCGAAGATTGTGATTCCCGTGTCACCGGGCAAGAACCTGACGGTGATTTGCGAAGTGATTGCCATGAATGCCCTCATGAAAATGAACGGCCAGAACGTGGCCCGGGATTTCAATGAAAACCTGATGCAGAAAATCAAGGCCAAGGCGAAAGGCGAATACACCGACGACCTCTTGGAAATGGAGCCGGAGAACTGGTCCCCCTATGAATAG
- the raiA gene encoding ribosome-associated translation inhibitor RaiA has translation MDIQFSARHFNASAGLQDRIQEEMDKLAKFYPNITGASVILDHEVEHQRHCEISVNITGSVVVASADEENMGKAVDVALERVKTQLKKANEKQNDHRAQPLSDLS, from the coding sequence ATGGATATTCAATTTTCTGCCCGTCATTTTAATGCATCTGCCGGTCTCCAGGATAGGATTCAAGAAGAAATGGACAAACTGGCAAAGTTCTACCCGAACATCACGGGAGCCTCCGTCATTTTGGATCACGAAGTGGAGCACCAGCGCCATTGCGAAATCTCCGTGAACATCACGGGCTCCGTGGTGGTGGCTTCTGCCGACGAAGAGAACATGGGCAAGGCTGTGGACGTGGCCCTGGAAAGAGTCAAGACCCAGCTGAAGAAGGCCAACGAAAAGCAGAACGATCATCGTGCCCAGCCCCTCTCTGATCTGTCCTAA
- the rpoN gene encoding RNA polymerase factor sigma-54 — protein sequence MDVGMHLGQSQRLEQNISPQMLQSIAILQKNSLELETAIKAEVEANPMLEFDDEPLGESLDSPSESVQSGESDFDTEDTSRNSDDSTVSSLDFERGTLEDSADVDHGLLDGSTPSELNWAQYLEDGTDHTDTLYRDSVNQQKDPDDAWDRPQKDREASLQDRLLLQLRDWNGTRELMAQLAKAGCPEVRFRSLVEYLIDSLDENGFLQSADEMAMAKVMSDNDPFIIEIEKVIRNEIPLEEASLPVVEAFHVLRSFRPRGIGARNLQECFIIQAESLENFPALSLQILKERFDDLMALRYAKIAKDLGVSTEEVQQAVSSLSRLAPHPGQQMSSTPNQVKVADMKVVEKKGRFEVECYRRRVQKRLHLNQTYASLLNDKHLSKNDREYIQNNLSKAKEFIKAVDNRFSTMENVMMAIVKHQEAFFRQGPAFLKPMILQDIADEVGRDLSTISRVTNGKYVDTPYGIFELKQFFTTGIKQGSAANDEVIGSAQILEAIKKLVDEEDKKKPLSDQAIADALDKQGIKVARRTVAKYREEELKILPARLRKAL from the coding sequence ATGGATGTAGGAATGCATTTAGGCCAGAGTCAACGGCTGGAGCAGAATATCTCGCCCCAGATGCTTCAGTCTATTGCTATCCTGCAAAAGAATTCCCTGGAGCTGGAAACCGCTATCAAGGCTGAGGTAGAGGCGAACCCCATGCTGGAATTTGACGACGAACCCTTGGGAGAATCCCTGGATTCCCCCTCGGAATCGGTGCAGTCCGGCGAATCGGATTTCGATACCGAAGACACGTCCCGCAATTCTGACGACAGCACGGTTTCTTCTTTGGATTTTGAACGGGGCACTCTCGAAGACAGCGCCGACGTGGACCACGGACTTTTGGACGGCTCTACTCCTTCGGAGCTGAATTGGGCGCAGTATCTCGAAGACGGCACTGACCATACGGATACGCTTTACAGGGATTCCGTCAACCAGCAGAAGGACCCCGACGACGCCTGGGACCGCCCGCAAAAAGACAGGGAGGCAAGCCTCCAGGACCGCCTGCTGTTACAGCTTAGGGACTGGAACGGAACTCGCGAACTTATGGCACAGCTTGCAAAGGCGGGCTGCCCAGAAGTTCGTTTCCGCAGCCTGGTGGAATACCTGATTGACTCCCTGGACGAAAACGGTTTTCTGCAAAGTGCCGACGAGATGGCCATGGCAAAGGTCATGTCCGACAACGATCCTTTCATCATCGAAATCGAGAAGGTGATCCGCAACGAAATCCCCCTCGAAGAGGCGAGCCTCCCGGTGGTAGAGGCATTCCATGTGCTCCGGAGTTTTAGACCCAGGGGAATCGGCGCCAGGAACCTTCAAGAATGTTTTATCATTCAGGCGGAATCCCTGGAAAATTTTCCGGCCCTTTCGCTCCAGATTTTGAAAGAGCGTTTCGACGACCTGATGGCGCTTCGTTACGCCAAGATTGCAAAAGACCTGGGCGTCTCTACCGAAGAGGTGCAGCAGGCGGTGAGCAGTCTTTCTAGGCTTGCGCCCCACCCGGGCCAGCAAATGTCCAGCACGCCGAACCAGGTCAAGGTGGCCGACATGAAGGTGGTAGAAAAGAAGGGCAGGTTCGAGGTGGAATGCTACCGCCGCCGCGTCCAGAAACGCCTGCACCTGAACCAGACTTACGCTTCCCTTTTAAACGACAAGCACCTGAGCAAGAACGACAGAGAATATATCCAGAACAACCTCTCCAAGGCAAAGGAATTCATCAAGGCGGTGGACAACCGTTTTTCCACTATGGAAAACGTGATGATGGCCATCGTCAAGCATCAAGAGGCTTTTTTCCGCCAGGGGCCCGCTTTCTTGAAGCCCATGATCCTGCAGGACATTGCCGACGAGGTTGGCCGCGACCTGAGCACCATCAGCCGCGTGACCAACGGAAAGTACGTGGATACGCCCTACGGCATCTTTGAGCTCAAGCAGTTCTTTACTACCGGCATCAAGCAGGGGAGTGCCGCAAACGACGAAGTAATCGGCTCGGCCCAGATTCTTGAAGCTATCAAGAAGCTTGTGGATGAAGAAGACAAGAAAAAGCCCCTTTCGGACCAGGCCATCGCAGACGCCCTGGACAAGCAGGGCATCAAGGTGGCTCGCCGCACGGTGGCCAAGTATCGGGAAGAGGAACTGAAAATCCTCCCTGCCAGGCTCCGCAAGGCGCTTTAG
- the lptB gene encoding LPS export ABC transporter ATP-binding protein, with translation MRTVVSTIRTDKLRKVYGGRQVVSDVSISVSQGEVVGLLGPNGAGKTTSFYMIVGMVRPDSGHIFLDDIEMTDKPMYKRARLGVGYLPQEASIFRKLSVEDNIMAILETQDMKRAQRKRRLEELLEEFKITHIRKTKSYSCSGGERRRLEIARALASDPSFLLLDEPFAGIDPIAVADIQSIISELKEKGMGVLITDHNVRETLSITDRAYIMYKSQVLTEGTAEYLANDPEARRIYLGDSFRLD, from the coding sequence ATGAGAACGGTAGTGAGCACGATTCGCACGGACAAGTTGCGCAAGGTTTACGGTGGCCGCCAGGTGGTGAGCGATGTTTCCATCAGCGTCTCTCAGGGCGAGGTGGTCGGGCTCTTGGGACCAAACGGCGCCGGCAAGACTACGTCTTTCTATATGATTGTGGGCATGGTCCGTCCGGATTCAGGCCATATCTTTCTGGACGACATCGAGATGACGGACAAGCCCATGTACAAGCGGGCAAGACTTGGTGTGGGCTACCTGCCGCAAGAAGCTTCCATTTTCCGCAAGCTCTCTGTAGAAGACAACATCATGGCCATCTTGGAAACTCAGGACATGAAACGCGCCCAGCGCAAGAGGCGGCTGGAAGAACTTCTGGAAGAATTCAAGATTACCCATATCCGCAAGACAAAGTCTTATAGCTGTTCCGGCGGTGAACGGCGCCGTCTAGAAATCGCTCGCGCTCTTGCCAGCGATCCGTCGTTCCTGTTGTTGGACGAACCCTTCGCCGGTATCGACCCTATCGCCGTGGCCGACATCCAGTCTATCATTTCGGAGCTGAAAGAGAAGGGCATGGGCGTGCTCATTACCGACCACAACGTGCGCGAAACCCTCTCCATTACGGACCGGGCCTATATCATGTACAAGAGCCAGGTGCTTACCGAAGGTACGGCGGAATACCTGGCCAACGACCCCGAGGCCAGACGTATCTACCTCGGTGACAGTTTCAGGCTGGATTAG
- the lptC gene encoding LPS export ABC transporter periplasmic protein LptC yields the protein MARLLPSITRWCRVLALGAVLVGCAEIEEEKPWIHVDRPQMLFTDTTLMDSYDKGVLSWKLKTAYLERWSNTEEVFVRPVLVDIYDSLGERSAFLRADSGRLDMKFTYVYAYGHVYALTPKGASVRADSLLWNKKDNLVKTESYVRVVSEDGDVLQGKGFESDAKMDHWKILSNITGIFQDAANRIKEEDKAKAEEIEKRDSAAAVPQQAEERKE from the coding sequence GTGGCACGACTTTTGCCAAGCATCACCAGGTGGTGTCGCGTTCTTGCCTTGGGCGCGGTCTTGGTGGGTTGTGCCGAAATCGAAGAAGAAAAGCCTTGGATCCATGTAGATAGACCCCAGATGCTCTTTACCGACACCACCCTCATGGACAGCTACGACAAGGGCGTGCTGAGCTGGAAACTCAAGACGGCCTATCTGGAGCGGTGGTCCAACACCGAAGAAGTTTTCGTGCGGCCTGTGCTGGTGGACATCTACGATTCCCTGGGAGAACGTTCCGCATTCTTGCGGGCGGATTCCGGCCGGCTCGACATGAAGTTCACCTACGTCTATGCCTACGGCCATGTGTACGCCCTTACGCCCAAGGGCGCCTCTGTCCGTGCGGATTCTCTGCTCTGGAACAAGAAGGACAACTTGGTCAAGACCGAAAGCTATGTGCGGGTGGTCTCCGAAGATGGCGACGTGCTGCAAGGCAAGGGATTTGAAAGCGACGCCAAGATGGACCACTGGAAAATCCTTTCCAACATCACGGGCATTTTCCAGGATGCTGCCAACCGAATCAAGGAAGAGGACAAGGCCAAGGCTGAAGAAATCGAGAAACGGGATTCTGCGGCAGCTGTACCGCAACAGGCAGAGGAACGCAAGGAATGA
- the rpiB gene encoding ribose 5-phosphate isomerase B yields the protein MFKTIAIGCDHAAFEYKEKLVKFLEGKGYKVLDMGTDSTESCDYPIFADRVCNKITGKEADCGILICGTGIGMSMAANKHKGIRAAVVGDLTSCEFTRLHNDANVLCMGARIIAYAQCEVFATKFLETEFMGGKHKKRIDMFEAG from the coding sequence ATGTTCAAGACCATCGCTATCGGCTGTGACCACGCCGCATTCGAATACAAGGAAAAACTCGTCAAGTTCCTGGAAGGCAAGGGCTACAAGGTCCTTGACATGGGAACCGATTCTACGGAATCCTGTGACTACCCGATTTTTGCCGACAGGGTCTGCAACAAGATTACGGGCAAAGAGGCGGATTGCGGAATCCTCATTTGCGGTACGGGTATCGGCATGAGCATGGCGGCAAACAAGCACAAGGGAATCCGCGCTGCCGTGGTGGGCGACCTTACCTCTTGCGAATTCACTCGACTTCACAACGATGCCAACGTGCTTTGCATGGGAGCTCGCATTATCGCTTACGCCCAGTGCGAAGTGTTCGCCACCAAGTTCCTGGAAACGGAATTCATGGGCGGCAAGCACAAGAAGCGCATCGATATGTTCGAAGCGGGCTAA
- a CDS encoding oligosaccharide flippase family protein: MSNLETDSKFLKKAMIVNIVGTILKVCGPLLTFVMARIFGAAEFGIFVSAQTLLLTIAHSATLGLDKGLYWYLPQNGLHGRPRYDGIMESFWISAAISILCTAVIFVGSFTPYISKELPWYALSLLFYVGTYVFSTASEGNRRPQNAVFVNSFLTVTLAPATSIALHFMGIPHALPLGLLVGQVVGFIVHFVLVRRQFPEMPLRPHKTVSWVLLRYSLPLGVDEFVSSFLIRSSLWMVMLFLGPEKAGAYGIMVTISNALQTIRVGFTPILTPVVAGMNKERLKTDLKPVYSYCVFMVTFIQLMIGFFIVLFPDLILGIAGKDFIVQPETLGILLLVHLVAGFGGMSLVVLNGMGKSLYSLIMDIVSLGVALLSGYLLIPTYGLVGAALSMLSYNIFAVICNNIYLFKMGLQPYSLRLLSQVFWILFLIAFYIAINMQVFTLSMLEKAVVYVVILLALGAYGLVVKKKMDKDRNAVSAGNKK, translated from the coding sequence ATGAGCAATCTGGAAACCGACAGCAAGTTCCTAAAAAAGGCGATGATTGTAAACATTGTGGGGACAATCCTCAAGGTTTGCGGTCCGCTTTTGACTTTCGTGATGGCGCGTATTTTTGGCGCCGCTGAATTTGGAATCTTTGTATCTGCCCAGACCCTCCTTTTGACCATTGCGCATTCAGCAACTCTTGGGCTCGACAAGGGCCTGTACTGGTACTTGCCACAGAACGGCCTACACGGTCGCCCCCGATACGACGGCATCATGGAATCCTTCTGGATTTCGGCAGCCATCTCGATTCTTTGCACGGCTGTCATTTTTGTGGGATCCTTCACGCCCTACATTTCCAAGGAACTTCCCTGGTACGCCCTTTCGCTTTTGTTCTATGTGGGCACCTATGTCTTTAGCACCGCTTCCGAAGGCAACCGCCGTCCGCAAAACGCCGTATTCGTGAATTCATTCTTGACGGTGACTCTTGCACCGGCAACCTCCATTGCACTCCACTTCATGGGAATCCCGCATGCGCTTCCGCTGGGTCTCTTGGTGGGCCAGGTGGTGGGCTTTATCGTGCATTTTGTGCTGGTCCGCAGGCAGTTTCCCGAAATGCCCTTGCGCCCTCACAAGACGGTTTCGTGGGTGCTGTTGCGTTACTCGCTCCCGCTAGGGGTCGATGAATTCGTGTCGTCTTTCCTGATCCGTTCGAGCCTCTGGATGGTCATGTTGTTCCTTGGCCCCGAAAAGGCTGGCGCCTACGGCATCATGGTCACCATTTCCAATGCGCTCCAGACGATTCGTGTCGGATTCACGCCGATTCTTACACCGGTGGTGGCGGGCATGAACAAGGAACGCCTCAAGACCGACCTCAAGCCGGTCTATAGTTACTGCGTTTTCATGGTCACCTTCATCCAGCTCATGATCGGATTCTTCATCGTGCTGTTCCCGGACTTGATTCTGGGCATTGCGGGCAAGGACTTTATCGTGCAGCCCGAAACCTTGGGAATCCTGTTGCTGGTGCACCTCGTAGCGGGTTTTGGCGGTATGTCCCTAGTGGTGCTGAACGGCATGGGCAAGAGCCTGTATTCCTTGATTATGGATATCGTTTCCCTTGGCGTTGCACTCCTGTCGGGCTATTTGTTGATTCCGACCTACGGCCTTGTGGGGGCAGCCCTTTCGATGCTCAGCTACAACATATTTGCAGTCATCTGCAACAACATTTACCTTTTCAAGATGGGCTTGCAGCCCTACTCCTTGCGGCTCTTGTCGCAAGTGTTCTGGATCTTATTCTTGATTGCATTCTATATTGCCATCAACATGCAGGTGTTTACCTTGTCCATGCTCGAAAAAGCCGTCGTTTACGTGGTGATTCTTTTGGCTCTTGGCGCTTATGGCCTTGTAGTCAAGAAAAAGATGGACAAAGACAGGAACGCCGTCTCGGCAGGAAATAAAAAATGA
- a CDS encoding LicD family protein, which produces MKKIEQQECREIQMSILDEIDRICKENNLKYSLAYGTLLGAVRHKGYIPWDDDIDICMLREDYEKLIAILKDKNAAGHKEWLTLVDDTCDGYFYPFAKAYDNRTTVKMERHKGEMGIWVDIFPLDGLPKSSFFEKAFVLYCSFLRVITLAITTDFKSKGYDAWTLLYKRFFYAIACIVGKKRFCRYVERVIRRYPTAHSGHVATLFFDTKTDRILDLKKIAETVDYPFENRKFSGYKNYDYYLSLFYRDYMQLPPVEKRYNHGLDVWWK; this is translated from the coding sequence ATGAAGAAGATTGAACAGCAGGAATGTCGTGAAATCCAGATGTCCATTCTGGACGAGATTGACCGCATTTGCAAGGAAAACAACCTGAAGTATAGCCTAGCCTACGGCACGCTTTTGGGCGCGGTGCGTCACAAGGGCTATATCCCTTGGGACGACGATATTGACATTTGCATGTTGCGCGAGGATTACGAAAAACTCATCGCCATCCTGAAAGACAAGAATGCGGCGGGCCACAAGGAATGGCTCACTCTGGTCGACGATACCTGCGACGGCTATTTCTATCCGTTTGCCAAGGCCTACGACAACCGCACTACGGTCAAGATGGAACGTCACAAGGGCGAAATGGGAATCTGGGTCGATATTTTCCCGCTGGACGGACTCCCAAAATCGAGTTTCTTTGAAAAGGCGTTCGTGCTCTACTGCAGTTTTTTGCGCGTGATTACGCTTGCCATTACGACCGACTTCAAGTCGAAGGGTTACGACGCTTGGACGCTTCTGTACAAGCGGTTCTTCTATGCCATCGCCTGCATCGTGGGCAAAAAACGCTTCTGCCGCTATGTGGAACGGGTGATTCGTCGCTACCCCACAGCCCATTCGGGCCATGTGGCGACCCTTTTCTTCGATACCAAAACCGACCGCATTTTGGACCTGAAAAAAATTGCGGAAACGGTGGACTATCCCTTCGAAAACCGCAAATTTAGCGGTTACAAGAATTACGATTACTACCTGTCGCTCTTCTACCGCGACTACATGCAGCTTCCGCCGGTCGAAAAACGCTACAATCACGGGCTTGACGTGTGGTGGAAATAA
- a CDS encoding histidinol-phosphate aminotransferase family protein, with translation MNYLDRNEFNFKPSQKVLDAVKNFDPELLCFYTRIYDEGKKSIFSVKLSEIYNVPEEQVLLGYGGEDILKNAVHYYLMKGDNKTIMIPEFSWWYYNRIAGECGGSFEMYPLHEKEDTFAYDVDEVIALTNKIHPRMLLLASPNNPTGNCLTPDEIGRIMENIPNDTMVLIDEAYASFITTDTAYIAPLVNKYSNLIISRTLSKFFGLPGLRMGFGFMGKGHESFLSYANKYLGYNRFSEAVAMAAIESEDHYRKVADEMEWDRQLFKKELGNLPGFKVYKSVANFILIKYPTRIKEALQKAMAEQDYKIKFMSDKGLEDCLRITLGRKEQIQVVVDTIKRCAAL, from the coding sequence ATGAACTACTTGGACAGAAACGAATTCAACTTCAAGCCTTCCCAGAAGGTGCTGGATGCCGTCAAGAATTTTGACCCTGAACTGCTCTGCTTCTACACCCGCATCTATGACGAGGGCAAAAAGAGTATCTTCTCGGTAAAGCTTAGCGAAATCTACAACGTGCCCGAAGAACAGGTGCTGCTGGGTTACGGTGGCGAAGACATTTTGAAGAACGCTGTCCATTACTACCTGATGAAGGGCGACAATAAGACCATCATGATTCCGGAATTTTCGTGGTGGTACTACAACCGCATCGCCGGTGAATGCGGCGGTTCTTTTGAAATGTATCCGCTCCACGAAAAGGAAGACACCTTCGCCTATGACGTAGACGAGGTCATTGCGCTTACCAACAAGATTCACCCGCGCATGCTCTTGCTCGCCTCACCGAATAACCCGACGGGCAACTGTCTTACGCCAGACGAAATCGGCCGCATCATGGAAAATATCCCGAACGATACCATGGTGCTGATTGACGAAGCCTACGCTTCCTTTATCACGACCGATACCGCCTACATTGCGCCCCTCGTGAACAAGTATTCGAACCTGATTATTTCCCGCACCCTTTCCAAGTTCTTTGGTCTCCCGGGACTGCGCATGGGCTTTGGCTTTATGGGCAAGGGCCACGAATCGTTCCTGAGCTACGCCAACAAGTACCTGGGTTACAACCGCTTCAGCGAAGCGGTGGCCATGGCCGCTATCGAAAGCGAAGATCACTACCGCAAGGTCGCCGACGAAATGGAATGGGACCGCCAGCTGTTCAAGAAGGAACTTGGCAACCTGCCGGGATTCAAGGTGTACAAGAGTGTGGCCAACTTCATCTTGATCAAGTACCCGACCCGCATCAAGGAAGCCTTGCAGAAGGCCATGGCCGAGCAGGATTACAAGATCAAGTTCATGAGCGACAAGGGTCTCGAAGACTGCCTGCGCATTACCTTGGGCCGTAAGGAACAGATTCAGGTGGTGGTGGACACTATCAAGCGTTGTGCCGCCCTATGA
- a CDS encoding phosphocholine cytidylyltransferase family protein: MIAVILAAGMAKRLRPLTDNTPKCLLDVKGRSLLERSMDAIMAAGVRDFVIVTGYLNHMIEDFVKSHYGDSIRVTFIHNALYDSTNNIYSLWLAGQAVAGKEFLLLDSDLLYDPQIVKNVLASKAANVLTLIRHELGEEEMKVVLGADGNISEISKTCSPKAAAGESLGIEKIGAAYSTALYAELEKMMNVEHLENTFYELAFERLIPQGHTYTVWDASDYFSCELDTVEDFENAKSTIPLD, encoded by the coding sequence ATGATTGCCGTAATTCTTGCAGCCGGAATGGCGAAGCGCTTGCGCCCGCTCACCGATAACACGCCCAAGTGCCTTTTGGACGTGAAGGGCCGTTCCCTTTTGGAACGTTCCATGGACGCAATCATGGCCGCCGGCGTTCGCGATTTCGTGATCGTGACGGGTTACCTGAACCACATGATCGAAGACTTCGTGAAAAGCCATTACGGCGATTCCATTCGCGTGACCTTCATCCACAACGCGCTTTACGATTCCACGAACAACATCTATTCGCTGTGGCTTGCAGGCCAGGCGGTTGCCGGCAAGGAATTCCTGCTGCTGGATAGCGACCTGCTTTACGATCCGCAGATTGTAAAAAACGTGCTTGCATCCAAGGCCGCAAACGTGCTTACGCTGATTCGCCATGAGCTGGGCGAAGAAGAGATGAAGGTGGTCCTGGGTGCCGACGGAAACATTTCCGAAATCAGCAAGACATGCTCCCCGAAGGCCGCCGCAGGCGAAAGTCTCGGCATCGAGAAGATCGGTGCGGCTTATTCAACCGCCCTCTACGCCGAACTTGAAAAGATGATGAACGTGGAACACCTGGAAAACACGTTCTACGAGCTGGCCTTTGAACGCCTGATTCCGCAGGGCCATACCTACACCGTGTGGGATGCATCGGACTATTTCTCCTGCGAACTCGATACGGTTGAAGATTTTGAAAACGCAAAGTCCACGATTCCGCTGGATTAG